One window of the Archangium primigenium genome contains the following:
- a CDS encoding ATP-binding domain-containing protein, which produces MSTPDGALTPEEQALIADEEAILRRVLGSLEAARQRGGSQAQESERLINQLEVLREDAVSAPVADLPHLFHQMDQTRALLDRQKGARLPESSAPYFAHLKVNGPAGERDYLLGRTSFTDASADVRIIDWRFAPVARVFYRYGEGDSYEEWFGERLSEGTVLVRRLLVLERGRLTRIQAGPVVLERSAEGTWHRAGTLAQLAGGTGTAVRPGRLGVGRGVNRDAGALDVTALLDAEQFEAVNVEADEPLLVLGSAGSGKTTVALHRLAKIAFDEQARYPESRMKVIVPEEGLARLSRRLLAPLGLERVSVETLDAWAALTARIAFGAKSFNVWEDTPPLVARFKRHPAFRRALAARLGVLKNAATTLPRLRKRLAELFTDRRFLEGVVSHSKGDLPLTAIDEIVRHTMLQIATPLDQELEGVDPERLQTVDGKSLQSDTPDELAGTLDSEDLPLLLLLRAQGGNLGAVGRLVHVVLDETEDFSLVELFVVGRLLGEARSCTLAGDEMQQTTTSFAGWPAVLTELGIPDAATCRLQVSYRCPAPITALARHVLGTQGPGTATRAGREGAPVGFHHFPDEVQAHLFIGEALRDLVEREPHASVAVIAHGPDQARAFHRMLADTSWARLVLGGDFSFEPGVDVTDVDNVKGLEFDYVVIPDATARVYPAHDEARRRLHIAITRASHQLWMVSSGVRSPLLSGVEKSIGHVDAPPH; this is translated from the coding sequence ATGAGCACGCCCGACGGAGCGCTGACCCCGGAAGAGCAGGCCCTGATCGCGGACGAGGAGGCCATCCTTCGCCGCGTGCTTGGCTCCCTGGAGGCCGCGCGTCAGCGCGGGGGGAGCCAGGCCCAGGAGTCCGAGCGCCTCATCAACCAGCTCGAGGTCCTGCGCGAGGATGCCGTCAGCGCGCCCGTGGCGGACCTGCCGCACCTCTTCCACCAGATGGATCAGACGCGCGCGCTGCTCGACCGGCAGAAGGGCGCGCGGCTGCCCGAGTCCAGCGCGCCCTACTTCGCCCACCTCAAGGTGAATGGGCCGGCGGGGGAGCGCGACTATCTGCTGGGTCGCACGAGCTTCACGGACGCCTCGGCGGACGTGCGCATCATCGACTGGCGGTTCGCGCCCGTGGCCCGGGTCTTCTACCGCTACGGCGAGGGGGACTCGTACGAGGAGTGGTTCGGCGAGCGGCTGTCGGAGGGCACGGTGCTGGTGCGGCGCCTGCTGGTGCTCGAGCGGGGTCGGCTCACGCGCATCCAGGCGGGGCCGGTGGTGCTCGAGCGCTCGGCGGAGGGCACCTGGCACCGCGCCGGGACGCTGGCCCAGCTCGCGGGGGGCACGGGCACGGCGGTCCGCCCGGGGCGCCTGGGCGTGGGGCGCGGGGTGAACCGCGACGCGGGCGCACTCGACGTGACGGCCCTGCTGGACGCCGAGCAGTTCGAGGCCGTGAACGTGGAGGCGGACGAGCCGCTGCTCGTGTTGGGCAGCGCGGGCAGCGGCAAGACCACGGTCGCGCTGCACCGGCTGGCGAAGATCGCCTTCGACGAACAGGCGCGCTATCCCGAGTCGCGGATGAAGGTCATCGTCCCGGAGGAGGGCCTGGCGCGCCTGTCGCGGCGTCTGCTCGCGCCGCTGGGCCTGGAGAGGGTCTCCGTCGAGACCCTGGATGCCTGGGCGGCGCTCACCGCGCGCATCGCGTTTGGCGCGAAGTCCTTCAATGTCTGGGAGGACACGCCGCCGCTCGTGGCGAGGTTCAAACGCCACCCGGCCTTCCGCCGGGCGCTGGCCGCCCGGCTGGGCGTGCTCAAGAACGCGGCCACCACGCTGCCCCGGCTGCGCAAACGGCTCGCGGAACTCTTCACCGACCGGCGCTTCCTGGAAGGTGTTGTCTCTCATTCCAAGGGAGACCTGCCGCTCACGGCCATCGACGAGATCGTGCGGCACACGATGTTGCAGATCGCCACGCCGCTCGACCAGGAATTGGAGGGCGTGGATCCCGAGCGGCTCCAGACCGTGGATGGCAAATCCTTGCAGAGCGACACGCCGGATGAACTGGCGGGAACGTTGGACTCGGAGGATCTGCCGCTGTTGTTGTTGTTGCGCGCGCAAGGGGGCAACCTGGGCGCGGTGGGGCGGCTGGTGCACGTGGTGCTCGACGAGACGGAGGACTTCTCGCTCGTGGAACTGTTCGTGGTGGGCCGGCTCCTGGGCGAGGCCCGGAGCTGCACGCTCGCCGGGGACGAGATGCAACAGACCACCACGAGCTTCGCGGGCTGGCCCGCGGTGCTCACGGAGCTGGGCATTCCGGACGCGGCCACCTGCCGGCTCCAGGTCTCCTACCGGTGCCCGGCGCCGATCACCGCGCTGGCCCGCCACGTGTTGGGCACGCAGGGCCCGGGGACCGCGACGCGGGCGGGCCGCGAGGGCGCGCCCGTGGGGTTCCACCACTTCCCGGACGAGGTCCAGGCCCACCTGTTCATTGGCGAGGCCTTGCGCGATCTCGTGGAGCGCGAGCCCCATGCCTCCGTGGCGGTCATCGCACACGGTCCCGATCAGGCGCGCGCCTTCCACCGGATGCTGGCGGACACCTCCTGGGCCCGCCTGGTGTTGGGGGGAGACTTCTCCTTCGAGCCCGGCGTGGACGTGACGGACGTGGACAACGTGAAGGGCTTGGAATTCGACTACGTTGTCATTCCAGACGCGACCGCTCGGGTCTACCCGGCCCATGACGAGGCTCGGCGGCGGTTGCATATCGCCATCACCCGGGCCTCTCATCAGCTCTGGATGGTGTCCTCCGGTGTTCGTTCTCCACTTCTCTCGGGAGTCGAGAAGAGCATCGGTCATGTGGACGCGCCGCCCCACTGA
- a CDS encoding DUF4350 domain-containing protein has protein sequence MRDRFPLVVAGGLLVLAMLGTWLVRGAARGGFADTLSSWRAQPDGARGLYLLAEESGLPVSRRTADLLILDEPGTLLQLAVEVEGAHEEDPDQTALATERDEGLADEDVPRHGLNRLHVPEMSEDETEKLLAHVWAGRTLVLVPWGSRENPLLDKLGVTLTKADTSLPMRTLVPPLSSPYTLDVERVEARVQAYLELSGAEDAVPLLEDEPLGLTVAAVLTHGSGRVLIVGAPELAMNQALARADNAQFWLSALRALGPGPYVFDEHHHGFTNERSVVDFARRYGLHFAVGQLLLGLGLWALALKRFGRPRPPPESTRVGATDALFAMSRLYREGHHHAFAAQLLTRGLTQALAQHAGLPAQAPADTVAESLAASGRSDLAQGLRALVRRAPEVAGEKELMHLATRAAALRQRLHPSGPPSGAPPPPVAEEP, from the coding sequence GTGCGTGACCGTTTTCCCCTGGTCGTCGCCGGTGGTCTGCTCGTGCTCGCCATGCTCGGCACGTGGCTGGTGCGGGGCGCGGCCCGGGGGGGCTTCGCCGACACGCTCTCCAGTTGGCGGGCCCAGCCCGATGGGGCCCGGGGCCTGTACCTGCTGGCCGAGGAGAGTGGCCTGCCGGTGTCGCGCCGCACCGCGGACCTGCTCATCCTCGACGAGCCGGGCACGCTGCTGCAGCTCGCGGTGGAGGTGGAGGGCGCGCACGAGGAGGATCCCGACCAGACGGCGCTGGCCACCGAGCGCGACGAGGGACTCGCGGACGAGGACGTGCCGCGCCATGGCCTCAACCGGCTGCACGTGCCGGAGATGAGCGAGGACGAGACGGAGAAGCTGCTCGCGCACGTGTGGGCCGGCCGCACGCTCGTGCTCGTGCCCTGGGGCTCGCGCGAGAATCCCCTGCTCGACAAGCTCGGGGTGACGCTCACCAAGGCGGACACCTCGCTGCCCATGCGCACGCTCGTGCCGCCCCTGTCCAGCCCCTACACGCTCGACGTGGAGCGCGTGGAGGCCCGGGTGCAGGCCTACCTGGAGCTGAGCGGGGCGGAGGACGCCGTGCCCCTGCTGGAGGACGAGCCCCTGGGGCTCACCGTGGCGGCGGTGCTGACGCATGGCTCGGGCCGGGTGCTCATCGTGGGCGCGCCGGAGCTGGCCATGAACCAGGCGCTCGCGCGCGCGGACAACGCCCAGTTCTGGCTGAGCGCCCTCAGGGCCCTGGGCCCCGGCCCCTATGTCTTCGACGAGCACCACCACGGCTTCACCAACGAGCGCTCGGTGGTGGACTTCGCCAGGCGCTATGGCCTGCACTTCGCGGTGGGGCAGCTCTTGCTGGGCCTGGGCCTGTGGGCGCTCGCCCTCAAGCGCTTCGGCCGCCCCCGCCCGCCGCCCGAGTCCACCCGTGTGGGCGCCACGGATGCCCTGTTCGCCATGAGCCGGCTGTACCGCGAGGGGCACCACCACGCCTTCGCCGCGCAGTTGCTCACCCGCGGCCTCACCCAGGCCCTGGCCCAGCACGCGGGCCTGCCCGCCCAGGCCCCCGCGGACACCGTCGCCGAGAGCCTGGCCGCCAGTGGCCGCTCGGACCTGGCCCAGGGCCTGCGCGCGCTCGTGCGCCGCGCGCCCGAGGTGGCCGGGGAGAAAGAGCTGATGCACCTGGCCACGCGCGCCGCGGCGCTGCGCCAGCGCCT
- a CDS encoding heparin lyase I family protein, whose amino-acid sequence MKKTLLLVEAVFALAGVAACGGSEQSDADTLDSTLAVTADALSTPNCTPLTASSVIASGNDGNGPQNTLDAQLATRWSNQGKGSWIDFDLGSTRTVSGASIAWHQGNQRTNNFTLSTSLDGMVYTPVYTGTSSGATTAAETYAFSARGARRMRITFQGNSQNDWASIAEARACGVAETSTGSGVVWRGDFETGSRSQWSSTQMVNADRLQVVSSPTRQGTYAVKVTVRQGDNPINASGHRNELVRMTNEKEGDEFFYKWSTMFASDFPSAKTWQLFTQWHHSGSSGSPPVEFYVNGETIYLRLQGSTVVWSTPLVRGQWLDFVFHVKWSSKSNVGFVELYYRGNLVLPKRYGATMYSGQTNYLKVGLYRNSTIAPVGVVYHDAWVQGRSLADVQ is encoded by the coding sequence TTGAAGAAGACCCTCCTGCTGGTTGAAGCCGTGTTCGCCCTGGCTGGTGTTGCCGCGTGTGGTGGTTCCGAGCAATCGGATGCCGACACGCTGGACTCCACGCTGGCGGTCACGGCGGATGCCCTGAGCACGCCCAACTGCACCCCGTTGACCGCGTCCTCGGTGATCGCCTCCGGCAATGATGGAAACGGCCCCCAGAACACCCTGGATGCCCAGCTGGCCACGCGCTGGAGCAATCAGGGCAAGGGCTCGTGGATCGATTTCGACCTGGGTTCGACGCGCACCGTGTCGGGTGCCTCCATTGCCTGGCATCAGGGCAATCAGCGCACCAACAACTTCACCCTGTCCACCTCGCTGGACGGCATGGTCTACACGCCCGTCTACACGGGCACGAGCAGCGGCGCCACGACGGCGGCCGAGACGTATGCCTTCAGCGCCCGCGGCGCGCGCCGCATGCGCATCACCTTCCAGGGCAACTCGCAGAATGACTGGGCGAGCATCGCCGAGGCGCGGGCGTGTGGCGTGGCCGAGACGAGCACGGGCTCGGGCGTGGTGTGGCGCGGGGACTTCGAGACCGGCAGCCGCTCGCAGTGGAGCAGCACGCAGATGGTGAACGCGGACCGGCTCCAGGTGGTGTCCTCGCCGACGCGTCAGGGCACCTACGCCGTGAAGGTGACGGTGCGCCAGGGCGACAACCCCATCAACGCCAGCGGCCACCGCAATGAACTGGTGCGGATGACCAACGAGAAGGAGGGCGACGAGTTCTTCTACAAGTGGAGCACCATGTTCGCCTCCGACTTCCCGAGCGCGAAGACGTGGCAGCTCTTCACCCAGTGGCACCACAGCGGCAGCAGCGGCTCGCCCCCGGTGGAGTTCTACGTCAACGGGGAGACCATCTACCTGCGCCTGCAGGGCTCCACGGTGGTGTGGAGCACCCCGCTGGTGCGCGGCCAGTGGCTCGACTTCGTCTTCCACGTGAAGTGGTCGTCCAAGTCCAACGTGGGCTTCGTGGAGCTGTACTACCGGGGCAACCTCGTGCTGCCCAAGCGCTACGGCGCCACCATGTACTCGGGCCAGACGAACTACTTGAAGGTCGGGCTGTACCGCAACAGCACCATCGCGCCCGTGGGCGTCGTCTACCACGACGCCTGGGTCCAGGGCCGCAGCCTGGCCGACGTGCAGTAG
- a CDS encoding DUF4129 domain-containing protein, whose translation MAVSALELRPRGPVAILDAALRVCVRSSGVWALTLPGGALVTAALLHLTDAVTHRRALALPALGFTLAWFARGLFQGAACHHVQELLLGTEREPSAWASLRAALARAPSLSCAVAYLFVFNLLSLPLTLGAAFFFLSAHLVGYAATLQGRGSPLRLYSQCGKLLGPARHNATGVRVLLLVQGLVFVNLHIAVNALLYVGRKLLGLDLTYVDRFASLDNAAWTVFLVATTFTLFEPLRAATATLLLVDGRVRQEGLDLLAAVQQLPVRKVALVLVWLGAGLAVPAARADDAALEARVNEVMAACEEPPGEDWSRTIGALSPPEATKFERLVRAVERDVYEGEECTAIDRLERGLTLAGEAAALERRDAAQAQLRARDILARPEFQVPEPLERDPAEPKNPAPPEESSLFQRFLKWLEAWLKAMDRKPVAPRPAEAVSSGQNVAHTLVVLLIAGTLGVLGWLLWRSLAERRRADAGAGLEVSTQDAASLAADPMNALSRPPEGWAHLADSLAARGEYREAVRGLYLALLSRLHREGVIQYDSHASNWDYLRQFRGRAEWKPPFRELTLRFDFAWYGNLPVGPEGYRAFRELCAPLLAPPASPSVEPARA comes from the coding sequence ATGGCCGTGTCCGCGCTCGAATTGCGGCCCCGGGGCCCGGTGGCCATCCTGGACGCGGCCCTGCGGGTGTGCGTGCGCAGCTCCGGCGTCTGGGCGCTCACCCTGCCCGGGGGCGCGCTCGTCACCGCCGCGCTCCTGCACCTCACGGACGCGGTGACCCACCGGCGCGCCCTCGCCCTGCCCGCGCTGGGCTTCACCCTGGCGTGGTTCGCCCGGGGCCTGTTCCAGGGCGCCGCCTGCCACCACGTGCAGGAATTGCTGCTCGGCACCGAGCGCGAGCCCTCCGCCTGGGCCTCCCTGCGCGCGGCGCTGGCCCGCGCCCCGAGCCTCTCGTGCGCCGTGGCCTACCTGTTCGTCTTCAACCTGCTGTCGCTCCCGCTCACCCTGGGCGCGGCCTTCTTCTTCCTGAGCGCGCACCTGGTCGGCTACGCCGCCACCCTGCAGGGCCGGGGCAGTCCCCTGCGACTGTATTCCCAGTGCGGCAAGCTGCTCGGCCCCGCCCGGCACAACGCCACCGGCGTGCGCGTGCTGCTGCTCGTGCAGGGGCTCGTCTTCGTCAACCTGCACATCGCGGTCAACGCGCTCTTGTACGTGGGGCGCAAGCTGCTCGGGCTGGACCTCACCTACGTCGATCGCTTCGCCTCGCTGGACAACGCCGCCTGGACGGTCTTCCTCGTGGCCACCACCTTCACCCTCTTCGAGCCCCTGCGCGCCGCCACCGCCACGCTGCTCCTGGTGGACGGCCGCGTGCGCCAGGAAGGGCTGGATCTGCTCGCCGCGGTGCAACAGCTGCCCGTGCGCAAGGTGGCGCTCGTGCTGGTGTGGTTGGGCGCGGGCCTGGCCGTCCCCGCCGCCCGGGCCGACGACGCGGCCCTGGAGGCGCGCGTGAACGAGGTGATGGCCGCGTGCGAGGAGCCGCCCGGTGAGGACTGGTCCCGGACGATCGGCGCGCTCAGCCCCCCCGAGGCGACCAAGTTCGAGCGGCTCGTGCGCGCCGTGGAGCGGGACGTGTACGAGGGCGAGGAGTGCACGGCGATCGATCGGCTCGAGCGGGGCCTCACCCTGGCCGGAGAGGCCGCGGCCCTGGAGCGGCGTGACGCCGCGCAGGCCCAGCTGCGCGCCCGGGACATCCTCGCGCGGCCCGAGTTCCAGGTGCCCGAGCCGCTCGAGCGCGACCCGGCCGAGCCGAAGAATCCCGCGCCCCCGGAGGAGTCCAGCCTCTTTCAGCGCTTCCTCAAGTGGCTGGAGGCCTGGCTCAAGGCGATGGATCGCAAGCCCGTGGCGCCGCGACCCGCCGAGGCGGTCTCCAGCGGGCAGAACGTGGCCCACACCCTGGTGGTGCTGCTCATCGCCGGGACGCTGGGCGTGCTCGGGTGGCTGTTGTGGCGCTCGCTCGCCGAGCGGCGGCGCGCGGACGCCGGGGCCGGCCTGGAGGTGAGCACCCAGGACGCGGCGAGCCTCGCGGCCGATCCCATGAACGCCTTGTCCCGCCCCCCCGAGGGCTGGGCCCACCTGGCCGACTCCCTGGCCGCCCGGGGCGAGTACCGCGAGGCGGTGCGCGGGCTGTACCTGGCGCTGCTCTCGCGCCTGCACCGCGAGGGCGTCATCCAATACGACAGCCATGCGAGCAACTGGGACTACCTGCGCCAGTTCCGGGGCCGCGCCGAGTGGAAGCCCCCCTTCCGCGAGCTGACGCTGCGCTTCGACTTCGCCTGGTACGGCAACCTGCCCGTGGGTCCCGAGGGCTACCGCGCCTTCCGCGAGCTGTGTGCCCCCCTGCTCGCGCCGCCCGCCTCCCCGTCCGTGGAGCCGGCCCGTGCGTGA
- a CDS encoding TIGR02265 family protein, whose amino-acid sequence MSESRPQLLSRLDRSTREQTIPGMFLQAVIASAEVHGVDVVGRTRARVGMGEPLVESYRYPVSCMLEMLDIIGQVAESRGTPYGEALFQSGRAAGLAYVRSAVGRMRAMVAAPVGLHRALEGIPNAATLAVNFGERSYRRLTHSSGELAFQQDLIGAAWNIGMVTASTSAGLSLGPEELKFDVSVTDDDASSFLLRLYW is encoded by the coding sequence ATGAGCGAGTCACGGCCACAGCTTTTGTCTCGGCTGGACAGGAGCACGCGGGAGCAGACGATTCCCGGCATGTTCCTGCAGGCGGTCATCGCGTCGGCCGAGGTGCATGGGGTGGACGTGGTGGGGCGGACGCGGGCGCGCGTGGGCATGGGCGAGCCCCTGGTGGAGAGCTACCGCTACCCCGTGAGCTGCATGCTGGAGATGCTCGACATCATCGGCCAGGTGGCCGAGTCGCGGGGCACGCCCTATGGGGAAGCCCTGTTCCAGAGCGGACGGGCGGCGGGGCTCGCCTACGTGCGCAGCGCGGTGGGGCGGATGCGGGCCATGGTGGCCGCGCCCGTGGGCCTGCACCGGGCCCTGGAAGGCATTCCCAACGCGGCCACGCTGGCGGTCAACTTCGGCGAGCGCTCCTACCGCCGGCTCACCCACAGCTCGGGGGAGCTCGCCTTTCAACAGGATTTGATTGGAGCGGCCTGGAACATCGGCATGGTGACGGCCAGCACCAGCGCGGGCCTGTCATTGGGCCCGGAAGAACTCAAGTTCGACGTCAGCGTGACGGACGACGACGCGAGCAGTTTCCTGCTGCGTCTGTACTGGTAG
- a CDS encoding DUF2780 domain-containing protein, whose protein sequence is MDFIGQLSQQMGVDSHQAQGLAGSLLKLVQGAVKDKMGPDAATQMDSAIPEMQGWQQQAEQQQAAPAAGGGGLMGALGGLGGMLGGQGGGGSGGGLLGALGGAAAHAGEVAGVVSLLQRFNIDAGKASLVAPLLLDFLKSRLDPKLVSGILMVVPMLAGAGGNKPPEGGGSAGGGGLGGLLGGLIR, encoded by the coding sequence ATGGATTTCATCGGACAGCTTTCCCAGCAGATGGGCGTGGACTCCCACCAGGCGCAGGGCCTCGCGGGCTCCCTGCTCAAGCTCGTCCAGGGCGCCGTGAAGGACAAGATGGGTCCGGACGCCGCGACCCAGATGGACTCGGCGATTCCGGAGATGCAGGGCTGGCAGCAGCAGGCCGAGCAGCAGCAGGCGGCCCCGGCCGCGGGCGGCGGCGGCCTGATGGGGGCGCTGGGCGGCCTCGGGGGCATGCTCGGGGGTCAGGGCGGAGGCGGCTCGGGTGGGGGACTGCTCGGCGCGCTCGGCGGCGCCGCGGCCCACGCGGGTGAGGTGGCCGGCGTGGTGTCGCTGCTGCAGCGCTTCAACATCGACGCGGGCAAGGCCTCGCTGGTGGCGCCCCTGCTGCTCGACTTCCTCAAGTCCCGGCTGGACCCGAAGCTGGTGAGCGGCATCCTGATGGTGGTGCCGATGCTGGCGGGGGCCGGGGGCAACAAGCCGCCCGAGGGCGGGGGCTCGGCGGGGGGCGGCGGACTGGGCGGGCTGTTGGGCGGCCTCATCCGCTAA
- a CDS encoding phosphate ABC transporter substrate-binding protein, with protein MRRPRSSRILPLVLLVLVSACRRPSRDAEEDAGTPRGPVATLTLKGSDTLVILGQRWAEQYMKAHPGARIQVNGGGSGTGIAALLNGTTDIAMASRALQDTERERMRQKHPEGPVEVPVALDGIAFYVHADNPVDTLTLAQLKSIYQGDLTRWKDVGGPDRPITVYSRESSSGTYAFVKERVLQGQDFTERAQTLAGTAAVVNAVSLDPNGLGFGGAAYLRGVKPLKVGAEPATAVHLSADSLRTGAYPLARTLSFVLSRPPTGLARNFIDHALTPEGQRTVIDTGYFPVK; from the coding sequence ATGAGAAGGCCGCGCTCCTCCCGCATTCTTCCGCTCGTGCTGCTCGTCCTCGTGTCGGCCTGCCGACGTCCGTCCCGCGACGCCGAGGAAGACGCGGGCACGCCCCGGGGCCCCGTGGCCACCCTCACCCTCAAGGGCTCGGACACGCTCGTCATCCTCGGCCAGCGCTGGGCCGAGCAGTACATGAAGGCCCACCCGGGCGCCCGCATCCAGGTGAATGGGGGCGGCTCGGGCACGGGCATCGCGGCGCTCCTCAATGGCACCACGGACATCGCCATGGCCAGCCGCGCGCTCCAGGACACCGAGCGCGAGCGCATGCGCCAGAAGCACCCCGAGGGCCCGGTGGAGGTGCCCGTGGCGCTCGATGGCATCGCCTTCTACGTCCACGCGGACAACCCCGTGGACACCCTCACCCTCGCGCAGCTCAAGTCCATCTACCAGGGCGACCTCACCCGCTGGAAGGACGTGGGCGGCCCGGACCGGCCCATCACCGTCTACTCGCGCGAGAGCTCCTCGGGCACCTATGCCTTCGTCAAGGAGCGGGTGCTCCAGGGGCAGGACTTCACCGAGCGCGCCCAGACCCTGGCGGGCACCGCCGCCGTGGTCAACGCCGTGTCGTTGGATCCCAATGGTCTGGGTTTCGGGGGCGCCGCCTACCTCCGGGGCGTCAAGCCGCTCAAGGTGGGCGCCGAGCCCGCCACCGCCGTCCACCTGTCGGCCGACAGCCTGCGCACGGGTGCCTATCCCCTGGCGCGCACGTTGAGCTTCGTGCTGTCGCGGCCTCCCACCGGCCTCGCCCGGAACTTCATCGACCATGCCTTGACGCCCGAGGGCCAGCGCACCGTCATCGACACGGGCTACTTCCCGGTGAAGTAG
- the bet gene encoding phage recombination protein Bet produces the protein MEAHNKTETASGPWSPERVELIRRTICPRGIGEDEFALFIEQCKRSGLDPLLKEAFCVARRQNTGSRERPNWVSRHEFQPSEAGMLARAERFPDCKGIQASAVYAEDEIIVDQGRGEVVHRFNPAKRKGSLVGAWARVVREGKLPVVVWLDFAGYVQQTPLWAKIPTTMIEKCARVAALRKAYPEAFGGLYVREEMPAEEFDGPSEAAPAPGPSYESLGSRTGPVKASFTSGRDVREVREEREPAPEPVRAPEPPAPVVEAKAEPVKAEPVKAEAKKVVAPPEPVKLEAVKVEAKKAVAPPEPASEPPAKLKSASVVVAFGANKGKVASELSDEELAETIDLAHEKLMEQPKAKWARAMRENLAALEIEAELRCRVPAADDAKL, from the coding sequence ATGGAAGCGCACAACAAGACGGAAACGGCGTCGGGCCCGTGGAGCCCCGAGCGAGTGGAGCTCATCCGGCGGACCATCTGCCCCCGTGGCATCGGGGAGGACGAGTTCGCCCTCTTCATCGAGCAGTGCAAGCGCTCCGGCTTGGACCCGTTGCTCAAGGAGGCGTTCTGCGTGGCCCGGAGACAGAATACGGGGAGCCGGGAGCGGCCCAACTGGGTGTCCCGGCACGAGTTCCAGCCCTCGGAGGCCGGAATGCTGGCGCGCGCCGAGCGCTTCCCGGACTGCAAGGGCATCCAGGCGAGCGCGGTGTACGCCGAGGATGAAATCATCGTGGACCAGGGCCGGGGCGAGGTGGTGCACCGCTTCAACCCGGCCAAGCGCAAGGGCAGCCTGGTGGGGGCCTGGGCGCGCGTGGTGCGCGAGGGCAAGCTGCCCGTGGTGGTGTGGCTGGACTTCGCCGGCTACGTCCAGCAGACGCCCCTGTGGGCGAAGATTCCCACCACGATGATCGAGAAGTGCGCGCGCGTGGCGGCCCTGCGCAAGGCGTACCCCGAGGCCTTCGGCGGCCTGTACGTGCGCGAGGAGATGCCGGCCGAGGAGTTCGACGGCCCCAGCGAGGCGGCGCCCGCCCCGGGTCCGAGCTACGAGTCCCTGGGCTCGCGGACCGGTCCGGTGAAGGCGTCCTTCACCTCGGGCCGGGACGTGCGGGAGGTCCGCGAGGAGCGGGAGCCCGCGCCCGAGCCGGTGCGCGCGCCCGAGCCCCCCGCCCCGGTGGTGGAGGCCAAGGCCGAGCCGGTGAAGGCCGAGCCGGTGAAGGCCGAGGCCAAGAAGGTGGTGGCCCCGCCCGAGCCGGTGAAGCTGGAGGCCGTGAAGGTGGAGGCCAAGAAGGCCGTGGCCCCGCCCGAGCCCGCGAGCGAGCCGCCCGCGAAGCTCAAGAGCGCGTCCGTGGTGGTCGCGTTCGGCGCCAACAAGGGCAAGGTCGCCTCGGAGCTGAGTGACGAGGAGCTGGCCGAGACGATCGACCTGGCGCACGAGAAGCTGATGGAGCAGCCCAAGGCCAAGTGGGCCCGGGCGATGCGCGAGAACCTGGCGGCGCTCGAGATCGAGGCCGAGCTGCGCTGCCGCGTCCCCGCGGCGGACGACGCCAAGCTCTAA